One genomic segment of Novisyntrophococcus fermenticellae includes these proteins:
- the efp gene encoding elongation factor P: MISAGDFKNGITLEVDGKVVQIVEFQHVKPGKGAAFVRTKLKDVINGGFIERTFRPTEKFPQARIERVDMQYLYTDGDLYNFMNVENYDQIALNKETIGDSLKFVKENEMVKVCSYNGNVFAIDPPLFVELAITETEPGFKGDTAQGATKPATVETGAQVNVPLFLNEGDVIKIDTRTGEYLSRV; the protein is encoded by the coding sequence ATGATTTCAGCAGGTGATTTTAAAAATGGTATTACACTTGAAGTTGATGGTAAAGTTGTTCAGATTGTTGAATTTCAACATGTAAAACCAGGAAAAGGCGCTGCGTTTGTCAGAACAAAATTAAAAGATGTAATTAATGGAGGATTTATAGAGAGAACTTTCCGTCCTACAGAGAAATTTCCACAGGCCCGGATTGAACGGGTGGATATGCAATATCTGTACACAGATGGAGATCTGTATAACTTTATGAATGTGGAAAACTATGATCAGATTGCACTGAATAAAGAGACCATCGGAGATTCACTGAAGTTTGTGAAAGAGAATGAGATGGTTAAGGTTTGCTCATACAATGGCAACGTGTTCGCCATTGATCCGCCGCTTTTTGTAGAACTCGCAATCACTGAGACAGAGCCTGGATTTAAGGGAGATACGGCACAGGGTGCCACCAAGCCTGCAACTGTGGAAACAGGTGCGCAGGTAAATGTTCCGCTGTTTCTTAACGAAGGCGATGTAATTAAAATTGATACACGTACAGGTGAATATCTGAGCCGTGTTTAA
- a CDS encoding YqeG family HAD IIIA-type phosphatase yields MFHSFYPDQWVDSAYDIDFETLYREGFRGLIFDIDNTLVHHGAPADDKAEQLFAKLHRLGFSCCLLSNNQLPRVKPFADVVGAGFIENAHKPSTRNYLEACSRMKVDVAHTVFIGDQLFTDVYGAKRCGMRNILVKPMNPKEEFQIVLKRKLERIVLHFYTKHLEKEKK; encoded by the coding sequence TTGTTTCATAGCTTTTATCCGGATCAGTGGGTGGACTCTGCGTATGATATTGATTTTGAAACTCTGTACAGGGAAGGATTTCGGGGGTTGATTTTTGATATTGATAACACGCTTGTCCACCATGGCGCGCCGGCAGATGACAAGGCAGAGCAGTTATTTGCAAAATTACATCGGCTGGGATTTTCCTGCTGTCTGTTATCAAACAACCAGCTGCCCAGAGTGAAACCATTTGCAGATGTGGTGGGGGCCGGGTTTATTGAGAATGCTCATAAACCCTCTACCAGAAACTATCTGGAAGCCTGCAGCAGGATGAAGGTCGATGTCGCTCACACGGTTTTTATCGGTGATCAGCTTTTTACAGATGTTTACGGAGCTAAAAGATGTGGTATGCGCAATATTCTGGTAAAACCCATGAATCCAAAAGAGGAGTTTCAGATTGTTCTGAAGCGCAAACTTGAGCGGATTGTGTTGCATTTCTATACAAAGCATCTGGAAAAAGAGAAAAAATAG
- a CDS encoding citrate/2-methylcitrate synthase, whose translation MAFKNKVTHEIEELTTICKANSQIDLSLYGKYDVKRGLRDVNGNGVLAGLTEVSEIVSFKDVDGVKTPCEGELYYRGINVEELTRGFLDEKRMGFEETAYLLLFGNLPSGAELEHFQNILRAQQSLPKNFVRDVIMKAPSSDMMNTLSRSVLTLYAYDPMADDISLSNVLRQCLTLIAVFPMLSVYGYQAYNHYIKGKSLYIHHPDKRLSTAENILRMLRPDKSYTALEATILDLALVLHMEHGGGNNSTFTTHVVSSSGTDTYSTIAAALGSLKGPKHGGANIKVVNMFADMKKNVRDWEDDEEVSAYLRALLHKEAFDKRGLIYGMGHAVYSISDPRANLFKSFVAQLAKEKKREKDYNLYAKVEQLAPQIIGDERHIYKGVSANVDFYSGFVYSMLDLPTELFTPMFAIARIVGWSAHRMEELINTDKIIRPAYKAVKERETYVPLHERK comes from the coding sequence ATGGCATTTAAAAACAAAGTAACGCATGAAATTGAAGAACTGACAACAATCTGTAAAGCAAATTCTCAAATCGACTTAAGCCTTTATGGAAAATATGATGTAAAAAGAGGCCTCCGTGATGTCAATGGTAATGGTGTTCTGGCCGGACTGACTGAGGTCTCGGAAATAGTCTCCTTCAAAGATGTCGATGGGGTCAAGACACCCTGTGAGGGTGAACTTTACTATCGCGGTATTAATGTGGAAGAACTGACGAGGGGCTTTCTGGATGAAAAAAGAATGGGATTTGAAGAGACAGCATACTTACTTTTGTTTGGAAATCTGCCCTCCGGTGCTGAATTAGAGCATTTCCAGAATATCCTGCGTGCACAGCAGTCATTGCCTAAGAATTTCGTACGTGATGTAATCATGAAGGCACCAAGCAGTGATATGATGAATACACTTTCACGAAGTGTACTGACTTTGTACGCATATGATCCTATGGCGGATGATATTTCCCTGTCTAACGTGCTGCGTCAATGTCTGACGCTGATTGCAGTATTCCCAATGCTCTCCGTGTATGGCTATCAGGCTTACAATCATTACATAAAAGGGAAGAGCCTTTACATACATCATCCGGATAAAAGGCTGTCAACAGCGGAGAATATCTTACGTATGCTTCGTCCGGATAAGTCATATACAGCGCTTGAAGCTACCATCCTTGATCTGGCACTGGTTCTTCATATGGAGCATGGCGGTGGTAATAACTCTACCTTTACTACTCATGTGGTTTCTTCTTCCGGAACCGATACATATTCTACAATTGCTGCTGCCCTGGGTTCTCTGAAGGGACCAAAGCATGGCGGTGCAAATATTAAAGTGGTCAATATGTTTGCGGATATGAAGAAGAACGTCCGTGATTGGGAAGACGATGAAGAAGTCAGCGCATATCTGCGGGCACTTCTTCACAAGGAGGCCTTTGATAAGCGTGGACTGATTTATGGTATGGGGCATGCGGTTTACTCCATTTCCGACCCAAGAGCCAACCTTTTCAAGTCTTTTGTCGCGCAGCTGGCAAAAGAAAAGAAAAGAGAAAAAGATTATAATCTGTATGCCAAAGTAGAACAGCTTGCTCCCCAGATTATCGGTGATGAGCGACATATCTACAAAGGCGTCAGTGCAAATGTTGATTTCTACAGCGGCTTTGTATATAGCATGCTGGATCTTCCCACTGAGCTTTTCACTCCTATGTTTGCAATTGCACGTATTGTCGGATGGAGTGCGCACCGTATGGAAGAATTAATAAATACGGATAAGATTATCCGTCCTGCGTATAAAGCAGTAAAAGAAAGAGAAACTTATGTTCCGCTGCATGAACGGAAATAG
- a CDS encoding ArsR/SmtB family transcription factor, producing MEKQKTDICNGHHHHEHVGKDEIPADEVLYRMAALFKTFGDPTRIRILSALNHHELCVCDIAECLGMTQSAISHQLRVLKQMELVKFRKEGKTVFYSLSDDHVYTILNQGLDHVNE from the coding sequence ATGGAGAAGCAGAAGACAGATATTTGCAATGGACATCATCATCATGAACATGTGGGAAAAGATGAGATCCCGGCTGACGAGGTGCTGTACCGGATGGCTGCTCTGTTCAAAACATTTGGGGATCCGACGAGAATACGGATTTTATCTGCCTTAAATCACCATGAGCTGTGTGTATGCGACATAGCAGAATGCCTCGGGATGACACAGAGTGCAATTTCCCACCAGTTACGGGTGCTTAAACAGATGGAACTTGTAAAGTTCCGTAAAGAGGGTAAAACTGTATTTTATTCTCTTTCGGATGACCATGTATATACGATACTCAATCAGGGACTGGACCATGTTAACGAATAA
- a CDS encoding aminotransferase class I/II-fold pyridoxal phosphate-dependent enzyme translates to MRSFSKSSKLENVLYDVRGPVVEEANRLEEEGRHILKLNIGNPAPFGFSAPEEVIRDMMQNVRNSQGYSDSRGIFAARKAIMQYCQIKNIPNVTLDGIYTGNGVSELINMAMQALLDNGDEILIPSPDYPLWTACATLAGGNPVHYICDEQSEWNPDIEDIKKKITYKTKAIVIINPNNPTGALYPAEILEQIVQIAREHELMIFSDEIYDRLVMDGLEHTSIASLAPDLFCVTFSGLSKSHMVAGFRVGWMVLSGSKNKGRDYIEGLNMLSNMRLCSNVPAQSIIQTALWGYQSVKEYIQPGGRIYEQREYIYNALKDIPGISVVKPKAAFYIFPKLDVEKFNILSDEQFAYDFLREKQVLIVHGGGFNWKEPDHFRIVYLPDQRTLKSAAGKLAGFLENYHQK, encoded by the coding sequence ATGAGAAGTTTTTCAAAATCATCAAAGCTGGAAAATGTATTATATGATGTAAGGGGACCGGTTGTGGAAGAAGCCAACCGCCTGGAGGAAGAGGGGAGACATATCCTGAAACTGAATATCGGAAATCCGGCTCCCTTTGGATTTTCAGCGCCTGAAGAAGTAATAAGAGATATGATGCAGAATGTAAGAAACAGTCAGGGCTATTCCGATTCCAGAGGAATCTTCGCAGCCAGGAAAGCAATTATGCAGTATTGCCAGATTAAGAATATTCCGAATGTTACACTGGACGGAATTTATACCGGAAATGGTGTCAGTGAACTGATTAATATGGCTATGCAGGCTCTGCTGGATAACGGAGACGAAATATTGATTCCATCTCCGGATTATCCCCTTTGGACAGCCTGCGCCACCTTGGCAGGCGGCAATCCAGTGCATTATATCTGTGATGAACAGTCTGAGTGGAACCCGGATATTGAAGATATTAAGAAAAAAATCACCTATAAGACAAAAGCTATAGTGATTATCAATCCAAATAATCCCACGGGAGCACTTTATCCGGCAGAGATTCTTGAACAGATTGTTCAGATTGCCAGAGAACATGAACTGATGATTTTTTCTGATGAGATCTATGACCGCCTTGTGATGGATGGACTGGAGCACACCTCCATTGCATCTTTGGCGCCGGACCTGTTCTGTGTTACATTCTCCGGGTTGTCCAAGTCTCATATGGTAGCCGGATTCCGCGTGGGCTGGATGGTCTTAAGCGGAAGTAAAAACAAGGGCAGAGATTATATTGAAGGCTTGAATATGCTGTCCAATATGCGCCTTTGCTCGAATGTTCCTGCACAAAGCATTATTCAGACTGCCCTATGGGGATATCAAAGTGTTAAGGAATATATTCAGCCGGGTGGCAGAATTTACGAGCAGAGAGAATACATCTATAATGCACTGAAGGACATTCCGGGCATTTCAGTAGTAAAGCCCAAGGCTGCGTTCTATATATTTCCCAAGCTGGATGTGGAAAAATTCAATATATTGAGTGATGAACAGTTTGCTTATGATTTCCTTAGAGAAAAACAGGTTTTAATTGTTCATGGTGGTGGTTTCAACTGGAAGGAGCCGGATCACTTCAGGATTGTCTATCTTCCGGATCAGAGAACGTTAAAGTCGGCAGCTGGAAAACTGGCCGGTTTTCTGGAAAATTATCATCAAAAATAG
- a CDS encoding ABC transporter ATP-binding protein, whose amino-acid sequence MLIISNVEKTFNKGTINEKKALTNLNLTLNNGDFVTVIGGNGAGKSTMLNMIAGVYPIDRGKIILNGENISRWAEHKRAKFLGRVFQDPMKGTAANMEIEENLAMAYRRGKIRSLRWGLGKGERARYEEALKELDLGLESRMNSKVGLLSGGQRQALTLLMATLRKPELLLLDEHTAALDPKTAAKVLGLTEKIIAENQLTSIMITHNMKDAIRYGNRLVMMHEGRIIYDVSGEEKKQLKVADLLQKFEQASGEEFANDRMMLS is encoded by the coding sequence ATGTTAATAATCAGCAACGTAGAGAAAACCTTTAATAAAGGAACAATCAATGAAAAAAAAGCGTTGACAAACCTTAATTTGACCTTGAATAATGGGGATTTTGTGACTGTAATCGGGGGGAATGGTGCCGGGAAATCCACCATGCTGAATATGATTGCAGGAGTATATCCGATTGATCGGGGGAAAATCATACTCAATGGCGAGAACATATCCAGATGGGCGGAACACAAACGGGCTAAGTTTTTGGGACGAGTATTCCAGGATCCTATGAAAGGTACAGCGGCCAACATGGAAATTGAGGAAAATTTGGCGATGGCGTACCGCAGGGGGAAGATACGAAGTCTTAGATGGGGGCTCGGTAAAGGTGAACGGGCACGGTATGAAGAGGCATTAAAAGAGCTGGATCTGGGACTGGAAAGCAGGATGAACAGTAAGGTTGGCCTGCTTTCCGGAGGTCAGCGCCAGGCACTGACCTTACTGATGGCAACTTTGCGGAAACCGGAGCTTTTGCTTTTAGATGAGCATACGGCTGCCCTGGATCCCAAAACGGCCGCCAAAGTACTCGGGCTCACGGAGAAAATCATAGCTGAGAACCAGTTGACCTCGATTATGATCACACATAATATGAAGGATGCAATTCGGTATGGAAACCGGCTCGTCATGATGCATGAAGGGCGTATCATCTACGATGTGTCCGGTGAAGAAAAGAAACAGTTGAAGGTAGCGGACTTACTGCAAAAATTTGAACAGGCTTCGGGTGAGGAGTTTGCCAATGACCGCATGATGCTGTCCTAG
- a CDS encoding ABC transporter permease, with protein MNGLLLSVQGAISQGVLWGILVLGVYITFRILDVADLTVDGSFATGACVCGALIVNGGWNPVLATLVAVLAGALAGALTGVLHAIFEIPAILAGILSQLALYSINLRIMGSKPNIPMPNSESIFTWLVKITGWKQSMVSLLVGVVIAVIVILILYWFFGTEIGATLRATGNNEDMVRALGVSTKQAKILGLTISNALVGLSGALVCQSQKYADVSAGIGAIVIGLAAIVIGEILLGMLRSFGGKLISVIIGSVVYFIIRALVLRMGMNANDMKLISAVIVILALSVPVLWEKWKIRHAYSEGGIR; from the coding sequence ATGAATGGTTTATTGCTGTCTGTGCAGGGAGCAATTTCACAGGGAGTACTTTGGGGAATTTTGGTACTTGGGGTTTATATTACGTTCCGCATTCTGGATGTGGCAGATTTGACGGTTGACGGAAGCTTTGCCACAGGTGCGTGCGTCTGTGGTGCATTAATTGTAAACGGAGGGTGGAATCCGGTTCTAGCTACACTTGTGGCAGTTCTGGCCGGTGCATTGGCCGGTGCACTTACGGGTGTGCTGCATGCGATTTTCGAGATACCGGCCATTCTGGCAGGTATACTTTCCCAGCTGGCATTGTACTCCATTAACTTAAGGATTATGGGCAGCAAGCCCAATATTCCCATGCCCAATTCAGAGTCCATATTCACCTGGCTGGTGAAGATAACCGGATGGAAGCAGTCTATGGTATCACTGCTTGTAGGAGTGGTGATAGCAGTAATTGTGATTCTTATTCTGTATTGGTTCTTTGGAACGGAGATAGGTGCAACACTGCGGGCAACCGGAAATAATGAGGATATGGTGCGGGCTTTGGGAGTCAGTACAAAGCAGGCCAAGATTCTGGGGCTTACTATCTCAAATGCACTTGTTGGGCTTTCAGGAGCCCTGGTGTGCCAAAGTCAGAAATATGCAGATGTCAGTGCTGGGATCGGTGCTATCGTCATTGGACTGGCAGCGATTGTTATCGGAGAGATTCTCTTAGGGATGCTTCGTTCCTTTGGAGGTAAGCTCATATCGGTGATCATAGGCTCTGTAGTGTATTTTATCATCCGTGCTCTGGTACTTCGCATGGGAATGAATGCAAATGATATGAAACTGATTTCCGCCGTTATTGTTATCCTCGCTTTGTCGGTTCCGGTACTGTGGGAAAAGTGGAAAATCAGACATGCCTACTCGGAAGGAGGCATACGGTAA
- a CDS encoding ABC transporter substrate-binding protein, whose amino-acid sequence MKINKYLAFALTMAMTAGMAACGSNAASGSNSESDEGKPASVSKSSESELSGSDKVYKIGVLQYMPHDALDAANEGFFRALDDLGIKYDKDDQNAGGEQSACQTIAETLVNDGKDLIFAIATPAAQAVAGVTSDIPVVVTAVTDPADAGLVASNDAPGGNVTGTSDLTPVAEQIALVKKINPDAKKVGFLYCSAEANSEFQIGLAKEACKKEGLEYDDYSISNTNEIQTVVESAVGKVDVLYSPTDNMVANAMSTVSMVANENKIPVIVGEQGMCDNGGLITYGINYSELGYKAGQMAAKILTGESKPADMPIEYLSEEQCKLQINEETEAALGLDLSALKN is encoded by the coding sequence ATGAAAATAAATAAGTATTTAGCGTTTGCCTTAACCATGGCGATGACAGCCGGTATGGCGGCTTGCGGCAGTAATGCGGCATCCGGCAGTAACTCGGAATCGGATGAGGGAAAGCCCGCATCCGTAAGTAAGTCTTCTGAAAGTGAGCTTTCGGGTTCCGATAAAGTTTACAAAATAGGGGTGCTGCAGTATATGCCTCATGATGCACTCGATGCGGCAAATGAAGGATTCTTCAGGGCTTTAGATGATCTTGGCATCAAATATGATAAAGATGATCAGAATGCGGGCGGTGAGCAAAGTGCATGCCAGACGATTGCGGAGACACTTGTGAATGACGGAAAAGATTTGATATTTGCAATAGCGACACCGGCAGCACAGGCAGTAGCGGGTGTGACTTCTGATATTCCGGTCGTAGTGACAGCGGTAACCGATCCTGCTGATGCGGGTCTTGTTGCATCGAATGATGCACCTGGTGGAAATGTTACCGGGACATCTGACCTGACACCGGTTGCAGAGCAGATTGCTCTTGTAAAAAAGATTAATCCGGATGCTAAAAAGGTAGGCTTCTTATATTGTTCGGCGGAAGCAAATTCAGAATTCCAAATAGGTCTTGCGAAGGAAGCATGTAAAAAGGAAGGTCTGGAATACGACGACTATTCAATTTCAAATACCAATGAAATTCAGACGGTAGTTGAATCGGCAGTAGGAAAAGTAGATGTACTGTATTCCCCTACGGATAATATGGTGGCAAATGCAATGTCAACTGTATCAATGGTTGCCAATGAGAATAAAATCCCCGTAATTGTTGGTGAGCAGGGGATGTGTGACAATGGCGGTCTGATTACTTACGGAATCAATTACAGTGAATTAGGATATAAAGCAGGCCAGATGGCTGCGAAGATTTTAACAGGCGAATCCAAACCCGCAGATATGCCGATTGAATATCTGAGCGAAGAGCAGTGCAAACTTCAGATTAATGAAGAGACAGAGGCAGCACTTGGATTAGATTTATCAGCTCTGAAAAACTAA
- the nrdR gene encoding transcriptional regulator NrdR, which yields MRCPFCNQDNTRVVDSRPVEESNAIRRRRMCDGCGKRFTTYEKIDTIPLIVIKKDQNREQYDRQKIEAGVLRACHKRPIAVQQIKELVDSVETEIFNMEEREIPSTVIGELVMNRLKDLDAVAYVRFASIYREFKDVNTFMDELKKMLK from the coding sequence ATGAGGTGTCCGTTTTGCAATCAGGATAATACAAGAGTAGTGGATTCGCGGCCAGTTGAGGAAAGCAATGCAATCCGGCGCCGCCGCATGTGTGATGGCTGTGGAAAGCGTTTTACCACGTATGAAAAGATAGATACGATACCTTTGATTGTGATTAAGAAAGATCAGAACAGAGAGCAGTACGATCGCCAGAAGATCGAAGCGGGAGTTTTGCGCGCCTGCCATAAGAGGCCGATTGCGGTTCAGCAGATTAAGGAATTGGTAGATTCTGTGGAAACAGAGATTTTTAATATGGAAGAGCGTGAGATACCAAGTACAGTCATAGGTGAACTTGTGATGAACAGGCTGAAAGATCTGGATGCTGTTGCTTACGTGAGATTTGCATCTATTTATCGGGAGTTTAAGGATGTGAATACATTCATGGATGAACTAAAGAAGATGCTTAAGTAA
- a CDS encoding YlmC/YmxH family sporulation protein yields the protein MRLIDLRQKEVINICDCRSLGCPIDIEFNSDTGVIIALIIPGPGKFYGFFGREKDLVIPWDCICQIGDDIILVKLPKKPPPPPPPPPPPRPC from the coding sequence ATGCGTCTTATTGACCTGAGACAAAAGGAAGTAATTAATATATGTGACTGCAGATCATTGGGATGCCCCATCGATATTGAATTCAATTCCGATACAGGGGTTATTATCGCACTCATCATCCCCGGCCCCGGTAAATTCTACGGATTTTTCGGCAGGGAGAAAGATCTTGTCATTCCCTGGGACTGCATCTGCCAGATAGGCGATGACATTATACTGGTAAAACTCCCTAAGAAGCCACCGCCTCCACCACCGCCTCCACCGCCTCCACGGCCCTGCTGA
- a CDS encoding nucleotidyltransferase family protein gives MAIQLILLAAGFSRRFGENKLLVMLQGKPLYLHMLENLVELKNKRKDIVSLTVVTRYQEIAGEAEKLGVTVAWNNHSEDGISSSLQTGLAAVSIREKQEQDKQFYCFFVGDQPYMKLETIEEFLDRFAQSNKGIGCMSREGRSGNPVIFSGKYGDELMALAGDVGGKQVLRKHEDDVFYYEVHEKQQLLDIDRPEHMDCYKKLSLIDKKLLTNDEL, from the coding sequence ATGGCTATTCAACTGATATTACTGGCTGCTGGTTTTTCCAGAAGGTTTGGTGAAAACAAATTGTTAGTCATGCTGCAGGGAAAGCCGCTTTATCTTCATATGTTAGAGAATCTGGTTGAGTTAAAGAACAAGAGGAAGGACATTGTCTCGCTCACCGTGGTGACCCGCTATCAGGAAATTGCCGGGGAGGCAGAGAAGCTGGGAGTCACTGTGGCCTGGAACAATCATAGTGAAGATGGAATTTCTTCTTCTTTGCAGACTGGACTGGCTGCTGTATCTATAAGAGAAAAACAAGAGCAAGACAAACAATTTTATTGTTTTTTTGTGGGTGACCAGCCTTATATGAAGCTGGAGACTATTGAAGAGTTTCTGGATAGGTTTGCTCAAAGTAACAAGGGGATTGGATGCATGAGCAGAGAGGGAAGATCAGGGAATCCTGTAATATTCTCCGGTAAGTATGGTGATGAGTTGATGGCACTTGCAGGAGATGTGGGAGGAAAACAGGTTCTGCGTAAGCATGAGGATGATGTATTTTATTATGAGGTCCACGAAAAACAGCAGCTTCTGGATATCGACAGACCAGAACATATGGACTGTTATAAAAAGTTATCATTAATTGATAAAAAATTATTGACAAATGACGAGTTGTAG
- the yqeC gene encoding selenium cofactor biosynthesis protein YqeC — protein MEKAAHTSFIWSFVGAGGKTTGIFCVAEYLIRQGYKVMVTTTTHMAIPDDPAFIPGDSASDIRERLEKYGYVIAGIPLTERKMKGITWETISLVADAADAILIEADGSARLPFKVPAAHEPVIYPKTSRIFVTEGLTALGKPLNDICHRIELFCEMTGLSKDSLLDETKMAEGVYKGFLVMLEKKYPEASLTVILNQADDKESEDAGEKVKQELLKLWEYEKKHNGTDLNIRILSWRHLRKEREELGWLFN, from the coding sequence ATGGAAAAAGCAGCGCACACCTCTTTTATCTGGTCATTTGTCGGAGCCGGAGGTAAGACTACCGGTATCTTCTGTGTGGCTGAGTATCTGATAAGACAGGGATATAAAGTGATGGTTACGACGACCACACATATGGCAATACCGGATGATCCGGCATTTATTCCGGGAGATTCTGCATCTGATATAAGGGAAAGACTGGAGAAGTATGGTTATGTCATCGCCGGTATACCACTTACTGAAAGAAAGATGAAGGGAATAACATGGGAAACGATTTCTCTTGTGGCAGATGCGGCGGATGCAATTTTAATTGAGGCAGATGGATCAGCCAGACTGCCATTTAAGGTGCCTGCTGCCCATGAGCCTGTTATATATCCGAAAACCAGCAGGATTTTTGTAACGGAAGGATTGACGGCACTCGGGAAACCATTGAATGATATCTGTCATAGGATTGAACTTTTTTGTGAAATGACAGGACTTTCCAAAGACAGTTTGCTGGATGAGACCAAAATGGCAGAAGGAGTTTATAAAGGTTTTTTGGTTATGCTTGAAAAAAAATATCCCGAGGCCTCTCTTACCGTTATATTGAATCAGGCGGATGACAAAGAATCAGAAGATGCCGGGGAAAAAGTAAAACAGGAATTGCTGAAGCTGTGGGAGTATGAGAAAAAACATAACGGTACAGATTTGAATATCCGGATTCTGTCCTGGAGGCATCTGAGAAAGGAAAGGGAAGAACTGGGATGGCTATTCAACTGA
- a CDS encoding aminotransferase class V-fold PLP-dependent enzyme, with product MIYLDSAATSYYRPPQVADAVADAIRYMGNSSRGTYEAALSTSRVIYRTRCLLDKLFYGDGPEQTAFTMNSTESLNIALKGLLLPGDRVITTVLEHNSVLRPLYELEKQGVEMKIIDCDEDGILDYEAMRQAILQGARLVVCTHASNLTGNLTDIGRIGRWCREQGILFVVDASQTAGIFPINMQTDYIDVLCFTGHKSLMGPQGTGGLCVRKDVKIRPLLSGGSGILTYSKNHPEEMPTALEAGTMNGHGIAGLRAALLYLKEQGAESLRKKEQELAWDFYIRAGKIPGIRFYGDFSDRNRAPIVTLNLGDEDSGAVSDYLATELGIYTRSGGHCAPLLHQRFKTAEQGSVRFSFSHYNTQEDVDAAVKGLKEY from the coding sequence ATGATTTATCTGGATAGTGCAGCAACCAGTTATTACCGCCCGCCTCAGGTTGCAGATGCAGTTGCAGACGCTATACGATATATGGGAAACAGTTCAAGAGGTACTTATGAAGCAGCACTTAGTACCTCCAGGGTGATTTACCGGACACGCTGTCTGCTGGATAAGCTTTTTTATGGTGACGGTCCGGAACAGACGGCATTTACTATGAATTCTACGGAAAGTCTGAACATTGCCTTAAAGGGGCTTCTTTTACCGGGGGACCGGGTGATTACCACGGTATTGGAGCATAACAGTGTGTTAAGACCACTCTATGAACTGGAAAAACAGGGAGTGGAGATGAAAATCATAGACTGTGATGAAGACGGAATCCTGGACTATGAGGCGATGCGGCAGGCCATCCTCCAGGGAGCCCGGCTGGTGGTGTGTACTCATGCATCGAATCTAACGGGGAATCTGACGGATATCGGACGAATTGGCAGATGGTGTCGAGAGCAGGGAATATTGTTTGTAGTGGATGCTTCCCAAACGGCGGGAATCTTTCCAATTAATATGCAGACAGACTATATTGATGTGCTGTGCTTTACCGGGCATAAAAGTCTTATGGGGCCTCAGGGAACCGGAGGACTATGTGTGCGAAAGGACGTAAAGATACGTCCACTGTTAAGCGGTGGAAGCGGAATTCTGACCTATTCGAAAAACCATCCGGAAGAGATGCCTACAGCTTTGGAGGCAGGTACGATGAATGGACATGGTATTGCAGGACTTCGGGCTGCACTTCTTTACCTGAAGGAGCAGGGAGCGGAGTCTCTAAGAAAGAAAGAACAGGAACTTGCCTGGGATTTTTATATCCGGGCGGGAAAAATCCCGGGTATTCGGTTCTATGGTGATTTCTCTGACAGAAACAGGGCGCCTATTGTGACCTTGAACCTGGGGGACGAGGACTCCGGTGCCGTAAGTGATTATCTTGCCACAGAGTTGGGAATATATACGAGAAGCGGCGGACACTGTGCACCTCTGCTGCACCAGAGGTTTAAAACAGCAGAACAAGGGAGTGTACGATTTAGCTTCTCCCATTATAATACACAGGAGGACGTCGATGCTGCCGTGAAAGGACTGAAAGAATATTGA